In Streptomyces sp. SN-593, a single genomic region encodes these proteins:
- a CDS encoding MFS transporter has protein sequence MASASSTLSPPAPRRDASDAGRPGLGLLVLLAATFVIALDIFIVNVAIPSIQDDLHASAASIQWVAAGFGLAVATGLITSGRLGDIFGRRRVFAIGLALFTLTSAACGAAPSAGTLIAARVLQGLSAALMSPQVLAILQSAYAGKAQARAFGMYGMTMGVGAVFGQLIGGLLIKADVLGLGWRACFLINVPVGLAALALAPRALAESRAPRRPRLDNVGVLLSTVAVVALVLPLIQGRAQGWPLWTWISLAGSAAVAALFVVHQGRLGRAGGDPVLNTALFRQPGFSRGLLAQLVFWTGQGSFFLVLALYLQGGRGLSALGSGTVFLSIGGGYLLTSTTVHRIAARMGAATVPVGALLMAAGLGGLWAAVHASGSTGGLGELVPGLAVDGLGMGMVIAPLTRAALGTAGPQLVGSASGAVATTQQIGGALGIAVIGIIFYGAIGDGARDGYPHAFGLGLAFLLVLESALAVLTATLAVGGGGRDA, from the coding sequence ATGGCCTCGGCCTCCTCCACCCTCTCCCCGCCGGCACCGCGCCGCGACGCCTCGGACGCGGGCCGGCCCGGCCTGGGACTGCTGGTCCTGCTGGCCGCCACCTTCGTGATCGCGCTGGACATCTTCATCGTCAACGTGGCGATCCCCTCCATCCAGGACGACCTGCACGCGAGCGCCGCCTCGATCCAGTGGGTGGCCGCGGGCTTCGGGCTGGCCGTCGCGACCGGCCTGATCACGTCCGGGCGGCTCGGTGACATCTTCGGCCGCCGCCGGGTGTTCGCGATCGGGCTCGCGCTGTTCACCCTCACGTCGGCGGCGTGCGGCGCGGCGCCGTCCGCCGGGACCCTGATCGCGGCCAGGGTGCTCCAGGGCCTGTCCGCCGCGCTGATGAGCCCTCAGGTCCTCGCGATCCTCCAGTCCGCGTACGCCGGAAAGGCGCAGGCCCGCGCGTTCGGTATGTACGGCATGACGATGGGCGTCGGCGCCGTCTTCGGCCAGCTCATCGGCGGCCTGCTGATCAAGGCGGACGTGCTCGGCCTGGGCTGGCGGGCCTGCTTCCTGATCAACGTGCCGGTCGGGCTGGCCGCCTTGGCGCTGGCGCCCCGGGCGCTCGCCGAGTCGCGGGCGCCGCGCCGGCCGCGGTTGGACAACGTCGGCGTGCTGCTGTCCACCGTGGCCGTGGTCGCCCTGGTCCTGCCGCTGATCCAGGGGCGCGCGCAGGGCTGGCCGCTGTGGACCTGGATCAGCCTGGCCGGGTCCGCCGCCGTCGCCGCGCTGTTCGTCGTGCACCAGGGCCGGCTGGGCCGGGCCGGCGGCGATCCGGTGCTGAACACCGCGCTCTTCCGGCAGCCCGGCTTCTCCCGGGGCCTGCTCGCGCAGCTCGTCTTCTGGACCGGGCAGGGCTCGTTCTTCCTCGTCCTCGCCCTCTACCTCCAGGGCGGCCGGGGCCTGAGCGCCCTGGGGTCCGGCACCGTCTTCCTCTCGATCGGCGGCGGCTACCTGCTGACCTCCACCACCGTCCACCGCATCGCCGCACGCATGGGCGCGGCCACGGTGCCGGTCGGCGCGCTGCTGATGGCCGCCGGACTCGGCGGGCTGTGGGCCGCGGTGCACGCCTCCGGCAGCACGGGCGGCCTGGGGGAGTTGGTGCCCGGGCTGGCCGTGGACGGGCTCGGGATGGGGATGGTGATCGCGCCGCTCACCCGCGCGGCGCTGGGCACCGCGGGGCCGCAGCTCGTCGGATCGGCGTCCGGGGCGGTGGCGACCACCCAGCAGATCGGCGGCGCCCTGGGCATCGCGGTGATCGGCATCATCTTCTACGGGGCGATCGGCGACGGGGCCCGGGACGGCTACCCGCACGCCTTCGGGCTCGGCCTGGCGTTCCTGCTGGTGCTCGAGTCGGCGCTCGCCGTGCTGACCGCGACGCTCGCCGTGGGCGGTGGCGGGCGCGACGCGTGA
- the pspAB gene encoding PspA-associated protein PspAB has protein sequence MGLLDVLLGRSKPVRPDLDQLFGLTSAAITLQAASDLRPTGMGAVCFAAVEGGAFAETQQDLRALLPSVETSQDGYGYTWLLSRHGPEETTDLVTDLHAVNSALEQQGFGPQLLCSLVSFKDPADRTMALVYLYKRGSFYPFCPLPGEKRDSARELQVKALVANDLRLEEDLSRWFPVWGAPGLGD, from the coding sequence ATGGGACTCCTCGATGTGCTGCTCGGCCGCAGCAAGCCGGTCCGCCCCGACCTCGACCAGCTCTTCGGCCTGACCTCCGCGGCGATCACCCTCCAGGCGGCGAGCGACCTGCGGCCCACCGGCATGGGCGCGGTGTGCTTCGCGGCCGTCGAGGGCGGCGCCTTCGCCGAGACCCAGCAGGACCTGCGCGCCCTGCTGCCCTCCGTCGAGACCAGCCAGGACGGGTACGGCTACACGTGGCTGCTGTCCCGCCACGGCCCCGAGGAGACCACCGACCTGGTCACCGACCTGCACGCCGTCAACTCAGCCTTGGAACAACAGGGGTTCGGCCCCCAGTTGCTGTGCTCCCTGGTGAGCTTCAAGGACCCCGCCGACCGCACCATGGCCCTGGTGTACCTCTACAAGCGCGGCAGCTTCTACCCGTTCTGCCCGCTCCCGGGCGAGAAGCGGGACAGCGCGCGGGAACTCCAGGTCAAGGCGCTGGTCGCGAACGACCTGCGGCTGGAGGAGGACCTCTCGCGCTGGTTCCCGGTGTGGGGAGCGCCGGGGCTCGGCGACTGA
- a CDS encoding nitroreductase family deazaflavin-dependent oxidoreductase produces the protein MTAYDPDNVKTSPSEWVAEQAERYESSGGTEGTDMKGSPCLLIDYLGRRSGVWHRTVLIYGRDGDDYLIVASKGGADEHPVWFLSVRDNPDVHLRVGTERFAARAEVLSAQDKARVWPHLLEVYPPYADYQEKTERDIPVVRLSRRA, from the coding sequence ATGACCGCGTACGACCCGGACAACGTGAAGACCAGCCCGTCGGAGTGGGTGGCCGAGCAGGCCGAGCGTTACGAGTCCTCGGGCGGGACCGAGGGCACCGACATGAAGGGCTCGCCCTGCCTGCTCATCGACTACCTCGGGCGCCGCAGCGGCGTCTGGCACCGCACGGTGCTGATCTACGGGCGGGACGGCGACGACTACCTGATCGTCGCCTCGAAGGGCGGGGCCGACGAGCACCCGGTGTGGTTCCTGAGCGTGCGGGACAACCCCGACGTGCACTTGCGGGTGGGCACCGAGCGTTTCGCGGCGCGCGCCGAGGTGCTGTCGGCGCAGGACAAGGCCCGGGTGTGGCCGCACCTGCTGGAGGTCTACCCGCCGTACGCCGACTACCAGGAGAAGACCGAGCGGGACATCCCGGTGGTGCGCCTCAGCCGCCGGGCGTGA
- a CDS encoding acetyl-CoA C-acetyltransferase: MSTDAYVYDAVRTPRGRGKANGSLHGTKPIDLVVGLIHELRRRFPDLDPSAIDDVVLGVVSPIGDQGSDIARIAAIAAGLPDTVAGVQENRFCASGLEAVNLAAAKIRSGWEDLVLAGGVESMSRVAMGSDGGAWAMDPMTSMETGFVPQGIGADLIATLGGWSRHDVDAYASLSQERAAQAWKEGRFDRSVVPVVDRAGLTVLDRDEHMRPGTTPESLASLKPSFATIGDAGGFDAVALQKYHWVERIDHVHHAGNSSGIVDGAALVAIGNREVGERYGLTPRARIVSAAVSGSEPTIMLTGPAPASRKALAKAGLSVDDIDLIEMNEAFAAVVLRFASDLGVSIDKVNVNGGAIALGHPLGATGAMILGTLIDELERRDQRYGLATLCVGGGMGVATVVERL, translated from the coding sequence TTGAGCACCGACGCCTACGTCTACGACGCCGTACGCACCCCGCGCGGGCGCGGAAAGGCCAACGGCTCCCTGCACGGCACCAAGCCGATCGACCTCGTGGTCGGCCTCATCCACGAGCTGCGCCGCCGCTTCCCCGACCTGGACCCGTCGGCGATCGACGACGTCGTGCTCGGCGTGGTCAGCCCGATCGGCGACCAGGGCTCCGACATCGCCCGTATCGCCGCCATCGCCGCCGGCCTGCCCGACACCGTCGCCGGCGTCCAGGAGAACCGCTTCTGCGCCTCCGGCCTGGAGGCGGTCAACCTCGCCGCGGCCAAGATCCGTTCCGGCTGGGAGGACCTGGTGCTGGCCGGCGGCGTGGAGTCGATGTCCCGCGTCGCCATGGGCTCCGACGGCGGCGCCTGGGCCATGGACCCGATGACGTCGATGGAGACCGGCTTCGTGCCCCAGGGCATCGGCGCCGACCTGATCGCCACCCTCGGCGGCTGGAGCCGGCACGACGTGGACGCGTACGCCTCGCTGTCGCAGGAGCGCGCCGCCCAGGCGTGGAAGGAGGGCCGCTTCGACCGCTCCGTCGTCCCGGTCGTCGACCGCGCCGGCCTGACCGTCCTGGACCGCGACGAGCACATGCGCCCGGGCACCACCCCTGAGTCGCTGGCCTCCCTCAAGCCGTCCTTCGCCACCATCGGCGACGCCGGCGGCTTCGACGCGGTCGCGCTCCAGAAGTACCACTGGGTGGAGCGGATCGACCACGTCCACCACGCCGGCAACTCCTCGGGCATCGTGGACGGCGCGGCGCTGGTGGCCATCGGCAACCGCGAGGTCGGGGAGCGCTACGGCCTCACCCCGCGCGCCCGGATCGTCTCCGCGGCCGTCTCCGGCTCCGAGCCGACCATCATGCTCACCGGGCCCGCCCCCGCCTCCCGCAAGGCGCTGGCGAAGGCCGGGTTGAGCGTCGACGACATCGACCTGATCGAGATGAACGAGGCGTTCGCGGCCGTCGTCCTGCGCTTCGCCTCCGACCTCGGCGTCAGCATCGACAAGGTCAACGTCAACGGCGGCGCCATCGCGCTCGGCCACCCGCTCGGCGCGACCGGCGCGATGATCCTGGGCACCCTCATCGACGAGTTGGAGCGCCGCGACCAGCGCTACGGCCTCGCCACGCTGTGCGTGGGAGGCGGCATGGGCGTCGCCACCGTCGTCGAACGCCTCTGA
- a CDS encoding CaiB/BaiF CoA transferase family protein → MTSESPNPAAGPAPGPLAGVRVVELAGIGPGPFAAMLLADLGADVVRVDRPGGQGLGIDPAHDVTNRNKRSVLVDLKSAAGPSAVLDLAARADILVEGYRPGVAERLGVGPEPCLARNPRLVYGRMTGWGQDGPLAHTAGHDIAYVAVTGALHLAGDPDRPPSPAANLLGDYAGGSLYLVTGVLAALHHARVHGRGQVVDAAIVDGTAHLTAMLHGMRSAGAWQDRRGANLLDGSAPFYGVYATSDGGHMAVGALEQRFYDAFAELLGLPAATAALREDPARWPELREAVAARFRTRTRTEWTGVFDGTDACVAPVLPLGGAAEHPHLAARGTLTGYEGVVQPAPAPRFSATPAALRRPPALPGAHTAEVARDWDAPALARAGDPPG, encoded by the coding sequence GTGACATCAGAATCGCCGAACCCGGCCGCAGGCCCCGCGCCTGGCCCGCTGGCAGGCGTGCGCGTCGTCGAACTCGCCGGTATCGGGCCCGGACCGTTCGCCGCCATGCTCCTCGCCGACCTGGGAGCCGACGTCGTCCGCGTCGACCGGCCCGGCGGCCAGGGGCTGGGCATCGACCCGGCCCACGACGTCACCAACCGCAACAAGCGCTCCGTCCTGGTGGACCTGAAGTCCGCCGCCGGTCCATCCGCCGTGCTGGACCTCGCCGCCCGCGCGGACATCCTCGTCGAGGGTTACCGCCCCGGTGTCGCCGAGCGCCTCGGTGTCGGCCCGGAACCCTGCCTGGCCCGCAACCCCCGCCTGGTCTACGGCAGGATGACCGGCTGGGGACAGGACGGCCCGCTCGCGCACACCGCCGGCCACGACATCGCCTACGTCGCGGTGACCGGCGCCCTGCACCTGGCCGGCGACCCCGACCGTCCGCCCTCGCCGGCGGCCAACCTCCTGGGCGACTACGCCGGCGGGTCCCTCTACCTCGTCACCGGGGTGCTCGCCGCGCTCCACCACGCCCGCGTCCACGGCCGCGGCCAGGTGGTGGACGCCGCCATCGTGGACGGCACCGCGCACCTGACCGCCATGCTGCACGGCATGCGCTCCGCCGGCGCCTGGCAGGACCGCCGCGGCGCCAACCTCCTCGACGGCAGCGCCCCCTTCTACGGCGTGTACGCCACGTCCGACGGCGGCCACATGGCGGTCGGCGCGCTGGAGCAGCGCTTCTACGACGCCTTCGCGGAGTTGCTGGGCCTGCCCGCCGCCACCGCCGCGCTGCGCGAGGACCCCGCCCGCTGGCCGGAGCTGCGCGAGGCGGTGGCCGCCCGCTTCCGCACCCGCACCCGCACGGAGTGGACCGGGGTCTTCGACGGCACCGACGCCTGCGTGGCCCCCGTGCTGCCGCTCGGCGGGGCCGCGGAGCATCCCCACCTCGCCGCCCGCGGCACCCTGACCGGCTACGAGGGCGTGGTGCAGCCCGCCCCCGCGCCGCGCTTCTCCGCGACCCCGGCCGCGCTGCGCCGCCCGCCCGCGCTGCCCGGTGCCCACACCGCGGAGGTGGCCCGCGACTGGGACGCCCCCGCGCTGGCACGCGCCGGCGACCCGCCCGGCTGA
- a CDS encoding M1 family metallopeptidase — protein MRLRPPPPRAVTLPLLAGCLLACCLSCTGTDGSAPADTGAPGVGDRLFPDAGNGGYDVGRYTLDLDYDPASGRLRGTATLTATADQDLERFDLDLAGMEVSRVTVDGATARATRAGTELRISPAHRLRRGARFTTTVAYQGVPRTLTDPDGSHEGWFRTDDGALALGEPVGSMAWFPGDDHPSDKAAFDVTVTVPRGLTAVSGGEPVGTRPAAGGRTSYQWRSTAPMATYLATVAIGHFDVTRSTTPDGLPLYVAVDPRSDDAATAAALARIPEILSWEQGLFGPYPFASAGAVVDHLPKGRVGYALETQTRPVFPGDGPPPAVDQVTLAHELAHQWFGDSVTPSAWQDMWLNEGFATFTEWLWKAREGGPSLDASAAAALADPAAWAFPPASPPDAAAVSAAPAYGRGALVLYELRRTLGAAVFGRLLKQWAAAHRHGNASTADFTAFCARLTSRDLRPLFATWLYGAARPAHL, from the coding sequence GTGCGCCTTCGCCCGCCGCCGCCGCGCGCGGTCACGCTGCCGCTGCTCGCGGGCTGCCTGCTCGCCTGCTGCCTGTCCTGCACCGGCACGGACGGCTCCGCGCCCGCCGACACCGGCGCCCCCGGGGTCGGCGACCGGCTCTTCCCCGACGCGGGCAACGGTGGCTACGACGTCGGCCGCTACACGCTCGACCTCGACTACGACCCCGCCTCCGGCCGCCTGCGCGGCACCGCGACCCTCACCGCCACGGCCGACCAGGACCTGGAACGCTTCGACCTCGACCTCGCCGGTATGGAGGTCTCCCGCGTCACCGTGGACGGCGCGACGGCCCGCGCCACCCGCGCCGGCACCGAGTTGCGGATCAGCCCCGCCCACCGGCTGCGGCGGGGTGCCCGTTTCACCACGACCGTCGCCTACCAGGGCGTGCCCCGGACGCTGACCGACCCCGACGGCTCGCACGAGGGCTGGTTCCGCACCGACGACGGCGCGCTCGCGCTGGGCGAACCGGTCGGTTCCATGGCCTGGTTCCCCGGCGACGACCACCCGTCGGACAAGGCCGCCTTCGACGTCACCGTGACCGTCCCGCGCGGCCTGACCGCCGTGTCCGGCGGCGAACCGGTCGGCACCCGGCCGGCCGCAGGGGGCCGCACCTCCTACCAGTGGCGCAGCACCGCGCCGATGGCCACCTACCTCGCGACCGTCGCCATCGGGCACTTCGATGTCACCCGTTCGACGACACCGGACGGGCTGCCGCTGTACGTCGCGGTCGACCCGCGCTCCGACGACGCCGCCACCGCCGCGGCGCTGGCCCGCATCCCGGAGATCCTGAGCTGGGAACAGGGCCTGTTCGGGCCCTACCCCTTCGCGTCGGCGGGCGCCGTCGTGGACCACCTGCCGAAGGGGCGGGTCGGCTACGCGCTGGAGACGCAGACCCGCCCGGTCTTCCCCGGCGACGGCCCGCCGCCTGCGGTCGACCAGGTCACGCTGGCGCACGAACTGGCGCACCAGTGGTTCGGGGACTCGGTCACGCCGTCCGCCTGGCAGGACATGTGGCTCAACGAGGGTTTCGCCACCTTCACGGAGTGGCTGTGGAAGGCGCGTGAGGGCGGCCCGTCCCTCGACGCGAGCGCCGCGGCCGCCCTCGCCGACCCCGCCGCCTGGGCCTTCCCGCCGGCCTCCCCGCCCGACGCGGCCGCGGTCTCCGCCGCGCCCGCCTACGGCCGCGGCGCCCTGGTGCTGTACGAACTGCGCCGCACGCTGGGCGCCGCCGTCTTCGGCCGGCTGCTGAAGCAGTGGGCGGCGGCACACCGCCACGGCAACGCGTCCACCGCCGACTTCACCGCCTTCTGTGCCCGCCTCACCTCGCGCGACCTGCGTCCGCTCTTCGCCACCTGGCTGTACGGCGCGGCCAGGCCCGCGCACCTGTGA
- a CDS encoding APC family permease — translation MPTASTHGISTFKGEQRASRGDRIGAPALLLSVLAATAPLMVVAGVIPTAFGTAGVVGVPLLFVIVGVLLALFGVGYAEMSRHVHNAGALYACVSRGLGGTMGAGASYVALFAYGAMQIGTYGIFGFEMSGQVFQHWHLAVAWWIPALGGVVVTAVFGALKIGLNARTLGVLLAVETLLTLVLDVSFLGDAGPQGVSAHAFDPGTLGGAGLGSALCFVTAGFVGFEQAPVYAEETRDPRRAVSRVTFLAIGFATVFFAFSSWAITVATGPAHVVGRSREQSANLVFALDRGRLGGAFTDTLHVFLVTGIFASMLGFHNVVARYAFAMGRDGLLPAAIGRTSKSSGAPAVGSLLQSGVALVVVALFALTDHGAFGPRGPDPTAPVLRLFTWAGGVGALGVLLLMATAAVAVIAFFVKRGAAAVQGWRLAASGLAAVGLLAVLVCSVKDFAVLLGADPGHGLRWALPGTVALAAVTGLAHGAVLRARRPQVHAGIGQGNEAFQLEKAAAASEAAE, via the coding sequence ATGCCGACGGCCAGTACGCACGGGATCAGCACGTTCAAGGGCGAGCAGCGCGCGTCGCGGGGGGACCGGATCGGCGCGCCGGCGCTGCTGCTGTCGGTGCTCGCCGCGACCGCGCCGCTGATGGTGGTGGCGGGCGTCATCCCGACCGCCTTCGGCACCGCGGGCGTCGTCGGGGTGCCGCTGCTGTTCGTGATCGTCGGCGTCCTGCTGGCCCTGTTCGGCGTCGGCTACGCGGAGATGAGCCGCCACGTGCACAACGCGGGCGCCCTGTACGCGTGTGTCTCCCGCGGTCTGGGCGGCACCATGGGCGCGGGCGCCTCGTACGTGGCGCTGTTCGCGTACGGCGCCATGCAGATCGGCACCTACGGGATCTTCGGCTTCGAGATGTCCGGACAGGTCTTCCAGCACTGGCACCTCGCGGTGGCCTGGTGGATACCCGCGCTGGGCGGCGTGGTGGTCACCGCGGTGTTCGGCGCGCTGAAGATCGGGCTGAACGCCAGGACGCTGGGCGTGCTGCTGGCCGTGGAGACCCTGCTGACGCTGGTCCTCGACGTCAGCTTCCTGGGCGACGCGGGGCCGCAGGGGGTGTCGGCGCACGCGTTCGACCCCGGCACGCTCGGCGGCGCGGGGCTCGGCAGCGCGCTGTGCTTCGTGACCGCCGGGTTCGTCGGCTTCGAGCAGGCGCCGGTCTACGCCGAGGAGACCCGCGACCCGCGGCGAGCGGTGTCGAGGGTGACGTTCCTGGCGATCGGCTTCGCCACGGTGTTCTTCGCCTTCAGCTCGTGGGCGATCACGGTGGCCACCGGGCCGGCGCACGTGGTCGGGCGGTCGCGGGAGCAGTCGGCGAACCTCGTCTTCGCGCTGGACCGTGGACGGCTCGGCGGCGCGTTCACCGACACGCTCCACGTCTTCCTCGTCACCGGGATCTTCGCCTCGATGCTGGGCTTCCACAACGTGGTGGCCCGCTACGCCTTCGCGATGGGGCGGGACGGCCTGCTGCCGGCGGCAATCGGCCGGACCTCGAAGTCCAGCGGCGCCCCGGCGGTCGGGTCGCTGCTCCAGTCGGGGGTGGCGCTGGTCGTGGTGGCGCTCTTCGCGCTGACCGACCACGGCGCGTTCGGCCCGCGGGGTCCGGACCCGACGGCGCCGGTGCTGCGGCTGTTCACGTGGGCGGGCGGCGTCGGCGCGCTGGGCGTGCTGCTGCTGATGGCCACCGCCGCGGTCGCGGTGATCGCCTTCTTCGTGAAGCGGGGCGCGGCCGCGGTGCAGGGCTGGCGGCTGGCGGCCTCGGGGCTCGCCGCGGTCGGCCTGCTGGCCGTCCTCGTCTGCTCGGTGAAGGACTTCGCGGTACTGCTCGGCGCCGACCCCGGCCACGGCCTGCGCTGGGCGCTGCCGGGCACCGTCGCGCTGGCCGCGGTGACCGGCCTGGCCCACGGCGCGGTGCTGCGGGCCCGGCGCCCACAGGTGCACGCCGGGATCGGCCAGGGCAACGAGGCGTTCCAACTGGAGAAGGCGGCCGCGGCCTCCGAGGCCGCGGAGTAG
- a CDS encoding 3-hydroxyacyl-CoA dehydrogenase NAD-binding domain-containing protein has product MSESTTIRWEQDADGVVTLVLDDPAQSANTMNAAFADSLDATLDRLEAELDGIRGVIITSAKKTFFAGGDLRDLIRATPETAEQVFAGSLRIKRRLRRLETLGKPVVAAINGAALGGGFEIALACHHRVALDAPGSKIGCPEVTLGLLPGGGGVVRAVRLLGIADALLKVLLQGRQYAPQRALAAGLVHEVATDRDDLLARARAFIDAHPEARQPWDEPGYKIPGGTPRNPSFAANLPAFPANLSKQLAGAPYPAPRAILAAAVEGAQVDIDTAFTIEARYFTELACGPVSKNMIQAFFFDMQAVNSGASRPKDVPAHQVAKVAVLGAGMMGAGIAYSCARAGIEVVLKDVTQEAADRGKAYSVGLLDKALAKGRTTPEKREALLGRITPTADPADLAGCDAVIEAVFEDAALKHKVFQEIQDVVAPDALLCSNTSTLPITTLAEGVRRQADFVGLHFFSPVDKMPLVEIIRGERTGDEALARAFDLVRQIRKTPIVVNDSRGFFTSRVIGQFINEGVAMVGEGVPAASVEQAAAQAGYPAKVLSLVDELTLTLPRKIRAESRAAVEAAGGTWPEHPAERVIDRMVDEFGRTGRSGGAGFYDYEDGRRTRLWPGLAEHFGTQGGEPLTVAGSPLRDMQERMLFAESLETVRLLEEGVLTSVADANIGSVLGIGFPAWTGGVLQYVNGYEGGVAGFTARARELAAAYGERFAPPALLVRKAESGERFTD; this is encoded by the coding sequence ATGAGCGAGTCCACCACCATCCGCTGGGAGCAGGACGCCGACGGCGTCGTCACCCTCGTCCTCGACGACCCCGCGCAGTCCGCGAACACCATGAACGCGGCCTTCGCCGACTCCCTCGACGCCACCCTCGACCGCCTGGAGGCCGAACTCGACGGCATCCGCGGCGTCATCATCACCTCCGCCAAGAAGACCTTCTTCGCCGGCGGCGACCTGCGCGACCTGATCCGCGCCACCCCGGAGACCGCCGAGCAGGTCTTCGCCGGCTCGCTGCGGATCAAGCGCCGCCTGCGCCGCCTGGAGACCCTCGGCAAGCCCGTCGTCGCGGCGATCAACGGCGCCGCGCTCGGCGGCGGATTCGAGATCGCGCTCGCCTGCCACCACCGCGTGGCCCTGGACGCGCCCGGCAGCAAGATCGGCTGCCCCGAGGTCACCCTCGGGCTGCTGCCCGGCGGTGGCGGCGTGGTGCGCGCCGTCCGGCTGCTCGGCATCGCCGACGCCCTGCTCAAGGTGCTGCTCCAGGGGCGCCAGTACGCCCCGCAGCGCGCCCTGGCGGCGGGCCTGGTCCACGAGGTGGCCACCGACCGCGACGACCTGCTGGCCCGTGCCCGGGCCTTCATCGACGCCCATCCCGAGGCAAGGCAGCCCTGGGACGAGCCAGGCTACAAGATCCCCGGCGGCACCCCGCGGAACCCGTCGTTCGCCGCGAACCTGCCGGCGTTCCCCGCCAACCTCAGCAAGCAGCTCGCCGGCGCCCCCTACCCCGCGCCGCGCGCCATCCTGGCGGCCGCGGTCGAGGGCGCGCAGGTGGACATCGACACCGCGTTCACCATCGAGGCCCGCTACTTCACCGAACTGGCCTGCGGACCGGTCTCGAAGAACATGATCCAGGCGTTCTTCTTCGACATGCAGGCCGTCAACTCCGGCGCCAGCCGCCCCAAGGACGTGCCCGCCCACCAGGTCGCCAAGGTCGCGGTGCTGGGCGCCGGCATGATGGGCGCGGGCATCGCGTACTCCTGCGCCCGCGCAGGCATCGAGGTGGTCCTCAAGGACGTCACCCAGGAGGCCGCCGACCGCGGCAAGGCGTACTCCGTCGGGCTGCTGGACAAGGCGCTCGCCAAGGGCCGCACCACGCCGGAGAAGCGCGAGGCGCTGCTCGGGCGGATCACGCCGACCGCCGACCCGGCCGACCTGGCCGGCTGCGACGCCGTCATCGAGGCGGTCTTCGAGGACGCCGCCCTCAAGCACAAGGTGTTCCAGGAGATCCAGGACGTGGTCGCGCCGGACGCGCTGCTGTGCTCCAACACCTCGACACTGCCGATCACCACGCTCGCCGAAGGGGTGCGCAGGCAGGCCGACTTCGTCGGGCTGCACTTCTTCTCGCCGGTCGACAAGATGCCGCTGGTCGAGATCATCCGCGGCGAGCGGACCGGCGACGAGGCGCTGGCCCGGGCCTTCGACCTGGTCCGGCAGATCCGCAAGACGCCGATCGTCGTCAACGACTCGCGCGGCTTCTTCACCTCCCGGGTGATCGGCCAGTTCATCAACGAGGGCGTCGCCATGGTCGGCGAGGGCGTCCCGGCCGCCTCCGTCGAGCAGGCCGCCGCGCAGGCCGGCTACCCGGCGAAGGTGCTGTCCCTGGTCGACGAGCTGACCCTGACGCTGCCGCGCAAGATCCGCGCGGAGAGCCGCGCGGCCGTCGAGGCAGCCGGCGGCACCTGGCCGGAGCACCCGGCGGAGCGGGTGATCGACCGCATGGTCGACGAGTTCGGCCGCACCGGCCGCTCCGGCGGCGCGGGCTTCTACGACTACGAGGACGGGCGCAGGACGCGGCTGTGGCCGGGCCTGGCCGAGCACTTCGGCACGCAAGGGGGCGAGCCCCTGACGGTGGCCGGGTCGCCGCTGCGCGACATGCAGGAGCGGATGCTGTTCGCCGAGTCCCTGGAGACCGTGAGGCTGCTCGAAGAAGGGGTGCTCACCTCCGTCGCCGACGCCAACATCGGCTCGGTGCTGGGCATCGGGTTCCCGGCGTGGACCGGGGGAGTGCTCCAGTACGTCAACGGTTACGAAGGCGGCGTCGCCGGGTTCACCGCCCGCGCCCGGGAACTGGCCGCCGCCTACGGGGAGCGGTTCGCACCTCCGGCGCTGCTGGTGCGGAAGGCGGAGAGCGGGGAGCGCTTCACGGACTGA